The Chryseobacterium oranimense genome contains the following window.
TACCAATTTCAGCTTGTTTATAGTCATGCCGTTTAGAATTATTTTTATAAGTAACCTTTTGGTTTTCAATTAAAAATGTTCTTTTGTATTCTGCTGTTTCGCTTGGTCTATTTACATTTTCATAAAGAAGCTCAAGAGGAAGCTCACCATCATCAAGAGTAATGAAATCAAAAAATTCAAATACTCTCTGATCTTTCACCTCTCTCAGTTCGGTATTGGGAAATCCTCCTCCCATTGCAGTTTTAATGTGCGGATAATGTTTTTTAATATATTGGGCACATCTGAAGCCAGCATACAGGTTTCCCGGAAACGGAATTGAAAAACAGACTAATTTAGGTTGGATAAACTCTAGGTTTTCCTGAAGGATTTTTAAGGTAAAATCATCAATAAACGTCTGTTTATCTGCTAGTTTAGAATACAGTTCATCAAATGAATTGGCACTTTTCCCTAAGCGTTCAGCATATCTGCTGAATCCGAAATCCGGATCAATATTTTCAATGATATAATCAGAAATATCCTCTAAATATAAAGTGGCGAGATGCTTGGCTTTATCCTGAAGTCCCATATTCCCAAAAGCAAAATCCATATCATCCAGCTGGTTGAAACGGGAAGCTTCCGGGAGGAAATTCATGCTGCAGATCTGCCTTGCAAGCGTTGGGGTTTTCCCTTGCAGAAAAGGAATAACCTGATCTATTGTTTTTAAATATTCTTCCCGGAGCGCGTAAATTCTTTGTGAGTTCTCCGATATTTCGTAAAGGTTAATTTCTGTGCTGAAAATTTTCTCTAATCCACTTTTTGAAAACAATTCCAAAATAACGTCCAGTCCCAGATCGATCTGATAGCTGGAAATATTTTTAGTATTCAGGAAACCTTTTATATAAGCTGTTGCCGGATATGGAGTATTAAGCTGGGTAAAAGGCGGGGTAATGAGAAGCAGGTCTTTCAACAGGAAATTTTTCAAATTAGTTATATTGATCCGGTTTTAAGATGTTGATTTACATTGAATTAATGCTTTTCATCTTGACCAGATTCTATTTGCAAAGATAGTTAAATTGTACCGTATGCTGCAATGGGCCTTATCAAAATTAAATGTTTATGCATTTTCTAAAACCTCATTATGTTTGGACTTTCTATTATCCGCAATCACATTTAAAATAACCCCCAAAAGAATCAGGATAATGCCAATAAGCAGATTTACAGTAAACCTTTCATGGAACATCAGCACGCTCACCATTACAGCAACCACCGGTTCCAGTGCCCCTAAAATAGCGGTAGGCGTAGATCCGATATATTTTATAGCATACACTAAGCATAGGCCGGAAATTACAGTTGTCAGAAAGGCGAAAACAATAAAATTAAAGAAAACGGACAGGGAAGGAATGGCAAAAGATTCACCCTCTGTAAAAGCTTTTATCATAAAAAAACCTGAAGTGAAAAGCATGGAATAAAAAGAAAGCTTAAACCCGGATACTTTCAAATCCGATTTATTTACGATTACCATGTAAAGTGCATAAAACAGAGAACTCAACATCACAACTCCCAAACCTGCAAAATTGATTTCCAGGCCTTTCTCTTTTAAGCATAAGACAATAACACCTGCAAAAGCAAAAACCAAAGACCCTACCGACAACCTGGTAAGCTTTTCCTTATAAAAGAAAAACATGATCAAAGCAACAATAACCGGATAAATGAAAAGAACGGTAGAAGCAATCCCCGGCGTAAGAAAATCATAACCGATAAATAAAAACTCTGCGGAAAGAGCATAACAGACTCCCAAAACAGCAAGGATCAGCGCTTCTTTTTTATTGATCCTGAAACTCTCTTTGGAATACAGCAGGTATCCGCCAACCATCATGGCTGAAAATAAAAATCTATAGAACAAAGTAATGTCCATAGAAAAGTGAGCCTGCTTGAGCGGAAGGATAAAAATAGGAATCAGCCCGAATGAAACGGATGACAAAATTCCTAACGCATAACCTTTGAATTTCATTTTATTATCATTTAAAATAAAACATTCCATAAAAAAACCACTGAAAATTTTCAGTGGTTAATATCTTTTCATTAAATCGGTTTGAAACTTAAGCCCTGCTCCTGCAGCAGCTTTTGTTCCTGCTCTTTATAATGACCACTTACTAATTTATCATGAATAGCTTCAAATGCTGCTAAAGTTTCATTAATCTCTGCATCAGTGTGGGAAGCAGTAGGAATTAATCTTAGCAGGATCATTCCCTTCGGAATTACCGGATAAACCACTACAGAGGTAAAAATTCCGTAGTTCTCTCTTAAATCTTTTACAAGAAGAGTCGCTTCTACCGGAGTTCCCTGCATCATGACAGGAGTTACACACGTGTTGCTGTCTCCGATATTAAATCCTCTTTCTTTAAGACCGTTCTGAAGCTTGTAGGTATTTTCCCAAAGTTTAGCTTTGATTTCAGGTCTTGTTCTTAAAAGCTCCAGTCTTTTCAAACCTCCGATTACCATTGGCATCGTAAGAGATTTGGCAAAGATCTGAGATCTTAAGTTGAACTTCAGATATCTGATAATTTCTTTGTCACCTGCAAGAAAAGCTCCGAAACCGGCCATAGATTTGGCAAATGTAGAGAAATAAACATCGATCTGGTCCTGGCACCCCTGCTCTTCACCAGCTCCGGCTCCTGTTTTTCCAAGAGTACCGAATCCGTGTGCATCATCTACAAGCAGTCTGAAGCTGTATTTAGATTTAAGATCACAGATTTCTTTAAGTTTTCCCTGCTGGCCTCTCATTCCGAAAACCCCTTCCGTAATGACAAGAATACCGCCTCCGGTTTCTTCTGCTACTTTTGTTGCTCTCTGAAGGTTTTTTTCAAGGCTTTCAATATCATTATGTCTGTAGGTAAATCTTTTTCCGGAGTGAAGTCTTACTCCGTCTACAATACAGGCATGAGAATCCACATCGTATACAATCACGTCATTTCTGCTCACCAAAGCATCAATGGTAGAAACCATTCCCTGGTAACCGAAATTCAATAAGTACGCTGAATCCTTTTGTACAAAATCTGCCAGTTCTCTTTCCAGCTGAAGGTGCTGATCCGTTTCACCGGACATTGCTCTTGCCCCCATAGGATAGAACATCCCATATTCTGCAGCAGCTTTGGCATCAGCCTCTAATACTTCAGGGTGATTACATAATCCTAAATAGTCATTGGCACTCCAGAAAATCACTTCTCTTCCCTGAAACTGCATTCTCGGCCCGATAGGTCCTTCAAGTCTCGGGAAAATAAAATAACCTTCTCCGTAATCTGCAAACTGTCCAAGAGGTCCTGGATTTTCTTTTATTCTTTCAAAAATATCCAACATTTTGTATCGTAATTTTTAAGTAAAAAAGCCTTTCCTGTAAAACACAAAAGGCTTGATTTGTATCGTGGTTTATTTAAATCTATTTAATGAATTCTGTTTTGAAAACTTCATCGTAATTATGTACGCAGTTATTTACAAAACCTTGTTCGGCCATCCATTTGTCACTGTATACCTTTGTGATATATCTTGATCCGTGATCTGGATAGATCAGTACTATAATGTCATCTTTGGTCAATTCATGAGACTGGGCATACTGGATCAGGGCCTGGGTTACAGCTCCTGTAGTATATCCTCCCATGATAGCTTCTTTAAGGGCTATTTCTCGGGTTCTGTAAGCAGACATCTCATCATTTACCCTTACAAACTC
Protein-coding sequences here:
- a CDS encoding DMT family transporter, with protein sequence MKFKGYALGILSSVSFGLIPIFILPLKQAHFSMDITLFYRFLFSAMMVGGYLLYSKESFRINKKEALILAVLGVCYALSAEFLFIGYDFLTPGIASTVLFIYPVIVALIMFFFYKEKLTRLSVGSLVFAFAGVIVLCLKEKGLEINFAGLGVVMLSSLFYALYMVIVNKSDLKVSGFKLSFYSMLFTSGFFMIKAFTEGESFAIPSLSVFFNFIVFAFLTTVISGLCLVYAIKYIGSTPTAILGALEPVVAVMVSVLMFHERFTVNLLIGIILILLGVILNVIADNRKSKHNEVLENA
- a CDS encoding pyridoxal phosphate-dependent aminotransferase family protein, with amino-acid sequence MDIFERIKENPGPLGQFADYGEGYFIFPRLEGPIGPRMQFQGREVIFWSANDYLGLCNHPEVLEADAKAAAEYGMFYPMGARAMSGETDQHLQLERELADFVQKDSAYLLNFGYQGMVSTIDALVSRNDVIVYDVDSHACIVDGVRLHSGKRFTYRHNDIESLEKNLQRATKVAEETGGGILVITEGVFGMRGQQGKLKEICDLKSKYSFRLLVDDAHGFGTLGKTGAGAGEEQGCQDQIDVYFSTFAKSMAGFGAFLAGDKEIIRYLKFNLRSQIFAKSLTMPMVIGGLKRLELLRTRPEIKAKLWENTYKLQNGLKERGFNIGDSNTCVTPVMMQGTPVEATLLVKDLRENYGIFTSVVVYPVIPKGMILLRLIPTASHTDAEINETLAAFEAIHDKLVSGHYKEQEQKLLQEQGLSFKPI